From a region of the Corallococcus coralloides DSM 2259 genome:
- a CDS encoding sensor histidine kinase has translation MPDQPSPVTLPSSSDEQLQRALRRLEEYERSEKVFATAGIGRWSRDLSQAHLVCDAICRVHCHLPPDGEVTSAHLQERIHPEDRKQVWAAARRALEERVPFELRFRIHPGKDASIKWLHVTGSVFHDAAGRARHFEGITRDITPERQLEESLRQTLIEKNDSLQNLELINSTGQALGAELQLERLVQGVTDAATQLSRAAFGAFFYNVLDERGKAYMLYTLSGVPRESFAKFPMPRATRVFEPTFKGEGIIRSDDITKDPRYGHNAPRRGMPEGHLPVRSYLAVPVTSRSGEVIGGLFFGHPTPGVFTAREERLVAGLAAQVAVAMDNARLFQRVQEAVTSRDTFLSIASHELRTPITSMKLLSQHMRKRIHANDPAAFTPERVTRMVDQTERSIDRLARLVDDMLDISRIAAGRLQLHLEPVDLSDVARDVMDRFEQQLTEAGHALTVRLAPGVVGRWDRIRLEQVLANLLTNALKYAPGTPLTVSLTAREDHAVLEVEDRGPGIAPEHQHRIFERFERLGSASEVSGLGLGLHIARHIVEAHGGRIHVRSSLGDGARFLVELPLAGPR, from the coding sequence ATGCCCGACCAGCCTTCTCCCGTCACGCTCCCCTCCTCCTCCGACGAGCAGCTTCAGCGAGCGTTGCGGCGGCTGGAGGAGTACGAGCGCTCCGAGAAGGTGTTCGCCACGGCGGGCATCGGCCGTTGGTCCCGCGACCTGTCGCAAGCCCACCTCGTCTGCGACGCCATCTGCCGCGTGCACTGCCACCTGCCTCCGGACGGTGAGGTGACCTCCGCCCACCTCCAGGAGCGCATCCACCCGGAGGACCGGAAGCAGGTGTGGGCCGCGGCGCGGCGCGCGCTGGAGGAGCGGGTGCCCTTCGAGCTGCGCTTCCGGATCCACCCGGGCAAAGACGCCTCCATCAAGTGGTTGCACGTCACCGGCTCCGTCTTCCACGACGCGGCAGGACGCGCGCGGCACTTCGAGGGCATCACGCGGGACATCACCCCCGAGCGGCAGCTCGAGGAGTCCCTGCGCCAGACGCTCATCGAGAAGAACGACTCGCTCCAGAATCTGGAGCTCATCAACAGCACGGGCCAGGCGCTGGGCGCGGAGCTGCAGTTGGAGAGGCTGGTGCAGGGCGTGACGGACGCCGCCACCCAGCTCTCCCGGGCCGCGTTCGGCGCGTTCTTCTACAACGTGCTGGATGAGCGGGGAAAGGCATACATGCTCTACACGCTCAGCGGCGTGCCCCGGGAGTCCTTCGCGAAGTTCCCCATGCCGCGCGCGACCCGTGTCTTCGAGCCTACCTTCAAGGGCGAGGGCATCATCCGCAGCGACGACATCACGAAGGATCCGCGCTACGGCCACAACGCCCCCCGCCGGGGGATGCCCGAAGGCCACCTCCCGGTGCGCAGCTACCTGGCGGTGCCCGTGACCTCGCGCTCCGGTGAAGTGATTGGCGGGCTGTTCTTCGGCCACCCCACCCCCGGCGTCTTCACCGCGCGCGAGGAGCGACTGGTGGCGGGGCTGGCCGCGCAGGTCGCCGTGGCCATGGACAACGCCCGGCTCTTCCAACGGGTGCAGGAGGCCGTCACGTCGCGGGACACCTTCCTGTCCATCGCCTCGCATGAGCTGCGCACGCCCATCACGTCCATGAAGCTGCTGTCGCAGCACATGCGCAAGCGCATCCACGCCAACGACCCGGCGGCCTTCACCCCGGAGCGCGTCACCCGGATGGTGGACCAGACGGAGCGCTCCATCGACCGGCTCGCCCGGCTGGTGGATGACATGCTGGACATCTCACGCATCGCCGCGGGCCGGCTGCAGCTGCACCTGGAGCCGGTGGACCTGAGCGACGTCGCGCGCGATGTGATGGACCGCTTCGAGCAGCAGCTCACCGAGGCGGGCCACGCGCTCACGGTGCGGCTCGCGCCCGGGGTGGTCGGGCGGTGGGATCGGATCCGGCTGGAGCAGGTGCTCGCGAACCTGCTGACCAACGCCCTCAAGTACGCGCCCGGGACGCCGCTCACGGTGAGCCTCACGGCCCGGGAGGACCACGCCGTGCTGGAGGTGGAGGACCGCGGGCCCGGCATCGCGCCGGAGCATCAACACCGCATCTTCGAGCGCTTCGAGCGGCTCGGCAGCGCCAGCGAGGTGAGCGGGCTTGGCCTGGGCCTCCACATCGCCCGCCACATCGTCGAAGCGCACGGGGGGCGCATCCACGTGCGGAGCAGCTTGGGCGACGGCGCCCGCTTCCTCGTCGAGCTGCCGCTGGCAGGCCCGAGATGA
- a CDS encoding IS5 family transposase, translating into MRRHELSDAEWSRIEPLLGSRSGPPSKRGDRDFINAVIWRVKTGVQWRDLPERFGHWKTVYNRFHRWAQAGRWEAIFKALRLEVDEKGSLADASVVRAHQDASGGKGGPKKCSGAFSRRFSTKVHAVTTTSGKPLHLEVTPGQQHESTMAEELLVHAEGNAFIADTGYDAERIRANTLKVGMTPVIHPHPSRKQPPALDRSLYRLRYRVECFFHDLKRFRAAATRYDKTAKSYLAVLHVASMLLWLR; encoded by the coding sequence GTGCGCCGACATGAGCTGAGCGATGCCGAGTGGAGCCGCATCGAACCGCTGCTGGGTTCTCGCAGCGGCCCACCTTCGAAGCGTGGAGACCGCGACTTCATCAACGCGGTCATCTGGCGCGTGAAGACGGGCGTGCAATGGCGTGACCTGCCCGAGCGGTTCGGCCACTGGAAGACGGTCTACAACCGCTTCCACCGCTGGGCGCAGGCCGGCAGATGGGAGGCCATCTTCAAGGCTCTGCGACTTGAAGTGGACGAGAAGGGCTCCCTCGCGGATGCCTCTGTCGTCCGAGCGCACCAGGATGCCTCGGGCGGAAAAGGGGGTCCGAAGAAATGCTCTGGGGCGTTCTCGAGGAGGTTTTCAACGAAAGTTCACGCCGTCACAACGACGAGCGGTAAGCCGCTCCACCTCGAGGTGACGCCCGGCCAGCAGCATGAGTCCACGATGGCCGAGGAACTCCTGGTGCACGCCGAGGGCAATGCCTTCATCGCGGACACCGGCTACGACGCCGAGCGCATTCGCGCCAATACGCTGAAGGTGGGGATGACGCCTGTCATTCATCCTCATCCCAGCAGAAAGCAACCGCCCGCGCTGGACCGCTCCCTGTATCGGCTGCGCTACCGGGTGGAGTGCTTCTTCCACGACCTCAAGCGCTTTCGGGCGGCCGCCACTCGCTACGACAAGACGGCGAAGAGCTACCTCGCCGTCCTGCACGTTGCTTCTATGCTTCTCTGGCTGCGCTAA
- a CDS encoding alpha/beta fold hydrolase translates to MKIHTVTSVDGTSIAFETTGKGPPLILVGGAFCDRTAPTSGTPLAALLAHRFTVFSYDRRGRGDSGDTPPHSLEREVEDLAALIMAAGGSAAVFGNSSGGLLALDAAARGLSIPKLVVYEPPVILDAGRARAFEALATQLDEAARENRRSEAVELYFTRVMQMPEPAVAQIRKAPMWAGLEHIAHTLSYDLLITARGPSRLEQMSAVRAATLVMDGGASPAWMREAIQTLAQAIPSARHRTLEGQTHAVDPKALARGLEEFLVNL, encoded by the coding sequence ATGAAGATCCACACCGTCACGTCCGTGGATGGAACGTCCATCGCGTTCGAAACCACCGGCAAGGGTCCACCGCTCATCCTGGTGGGCGGAGCGTTCTGCGACCGCACGGCGCCGACCTCGGGAACGCCGCTGGCGGCCCTGCTGGCCCATCGCTTCACCGTGTTCAGCTATGACCGGCGCGGCCGTGGGGACAGCGGGGACACACCGCCCCATTCGCTCGAGCGGGAGGTGGAGGACCTCGCGGCGCTCATCATGGCCGCTGGCGGATCCGCCGCCGTGTTCGGCAACTCGTCGGGGGGCCTCCTGGCCCTCGACGCCGCGGCTCGAGGGCTCTCCATCCCGAAGCTGGTCGTCTATGAGCCTCCCGTCATCCTCGATGCGGGCCGGGCCCGGGCGTTTGAAGCGCTCGCGACACAGCTCGACGAGGCGGCCAGGGAGAACCGGCGTTCGGAGGCCGTCGAGCTGTACTTCACGAGGGTGATGCAGATGCCCGAGCCCGCCGTCGCGCAGATACGCAAGGCGCCGATGTGGGCGGGGCTCGAGCACATTGCTCACACGCTGAGCTACGATCTGCTCATCACGGCCCGCGGCCCCTCGCGTCTTGAGCAGATGTCGGCCGTCCGAGCGGCGACGCTCGTCATGGATGGAGGTGCGAGCCCGGCCTGGATGCGCGAGGCGATCCAGACCCTGGCACAGGCCATTCCCAGCGCACGCCACCGGACGCTGGAAGGGCAGACGCACGCCGTCGACCCCAAGGCGCTCGCCCGAGGGCTGGAGGAGTTTCTTGTCAATCTTTGA
- a CDS encoding RNA polymerase sigma factor, with translation MSTESQDPLGDAIRASWRRFLDTYEPLRPDLYRYCRQLTRSPWDAEDMAQETMARAFASLGIMAEPPRSPRAWLFRVASNLWLNRMRQAREVPAPDGIEVPDPATHAEPRATREAAGTLLSQLSPQERAAVVLKDAFGLSLDETAEALSTTTGAIKAALHRGRAKLVTPEPDEPAPVAPAVLNAFCDAFNARDLDRLTALLLDTATLEYPGFKIESGAQAVRDGSFRGTLFGCPEGGYVLVAPPRCELRAHRGESLFLWWSGDEVHAVVRVELDGDRIVRLRNYYHAPEVLTEVCRELDVPFRTHGYQPAASH, from the coding sequence ATGAGCACTGAGTCACAAGACCCGCTGGGAGACGCCATCAGGGCGTCCTGGCGCCGGTTTCTCGATACCTACGAGCCGCTCCGCCCGGACCTCTACCGGTACTGCCGGCAGCTGACGCGCAGCCCCTGGGATGCCGAGGACATGGCCCAGGAGACGATGGCCCGGGCGTTCGCGAGTCTCGGCATCATGGCGGAGCCGCCGCGCAGCCCTCGAGCGTGGCTCTTCCGGGTCGCGAGCAACCTGTGGCTCAACCGGATGCGGCAGGCGCGGGAGGTACCGGCCCCCGACGGCATCGAGGTCCCGGATCCGGCGACGCACGCCGAGCCTCGCGCGACGCGTGAGGCCGCGGGGACGCTGCTCTCTCAGCTGTCGCCGCAAGAGCGAGCCGCGGTCGTGCTCAAGGATGCCTTCGGGCTGTCACTCGATGAGACCGCGGAGGCGCTCTCCACCACGACCGGTGCCATCAAGGCCGCCCTGCACAGGGGGCGGGCGAAGCTGGTGACACCGGAACCGGATGAGCCGGCGCCGGTGGCTCCCGCCGTCCTCAACGCCTTCTGCGATGCCTTCAACGCGCGGGACCTTGATCGGCTCACGGCGCTCCTGCTCGATACGGCGACCCTGGAGTACCCGGGCTTCAAGATTGAATCCGGGGCCCAGGCGGTCCGGGACGGCTCGTTCAGGGGAACGCTCTTCGGCTGTCCGGAGGGCGGCTACGTGCTCGTGGCTCCGCCGCGTTGTGAGCTCCGCGCGCACCGCGGCGAATCGCTCTTCCTCTGGTGGTCGGGAGACGAAGTGCATGCCGTCGTGCGGGTCGAGCTGGACGGCGACCGCATCGTGCGGCTGCGAAACTACTACCACGCGCCCGAGGTCCTGACCGAGGTCTGTCGCGAACTCGACGTCCCCTTCCGCACGCACGGCTACCAGCCTGCTGCCTCGCACTGA
- a CDS encoding SelT/SelW/SelH family protein encodes MADAKVSITYCTAUGYLPRATRAAAVLKDELEVDAELKKGGSGVFEVAVDGKVVIKKTGLAFPTEQEVVDAVFRALKP; translated from the coding sequence ATGGCCGACGCGAAGGTCTCCATCACCTACTGCACTGCTTGAGGCTACCTGCCCAGGGCCACCCGTGCGGCGGCCGTGCTGAAGGACGAGCTGGAAGTGGATGCGGAGCTGAAGAAGGGCGGGTCGGGAGTTTTTGAAGTGGCGGTGGATGGGAAGGTCGTCATCAAGAAGACCGGCCTGGCATTCCCCACTGAGCAGGAGGTCGTGGACGCGGTCTTCCGCGCCCTGAAGCCCTGA
- a CDS encoding diaminopimelate decarboxylase family protein: MCLEGRSLASLAQRWGSPLFVVHGARLAENVRRFQQTPEGRLRGAEIFYSYKTNPIPAVLQRLSQLGVGAEVVSPYELWLAQRLGVASDRIIYNGPGKTPSVARTVVQSDLLLTHLNHREEIALVAAAAAELGKRPRVGMRVATSDSWSGKFGIPIAGGQALAAYEEAMMHPSLRVVGLHAHRGVAIEDAQTLERFVQEVLAFCDALHDRLGLDVEMLDLGGSLAVPTVLPLNDSPVPLAERVQQRLSIERYLALLIGRVEAHFRRAGRPAPRIFLEPGRAMTGNTQLLLCQVSSLNAAGAGPAHAILDAGENIAHILHREYHEIFHVERWGESPSQTYSLDGPTCSPMDRLRTEIELPRLQVGDTLAVMDAGAYLVSFSNSFCFPQPGIVILDEGRATLARRAETFEDMIDRDLAANDASR; this comes from the coding sequence TTGTGTCTGGAGGGAAGGTCGCTCGCGAGCCTGGCGCAGCGCTGGGGAAGCCCGCTCTTCGTCGTCCATGGCGCCCGGCTCGCGGAGAACGTCCGGCGCTTCCAGCAGACGCCCGAGGGCCGGCTTCGGGGGGCCGAGATCTTCTATTCGTACAAGACCAATCCGATTCCCGCCGTGCTCCAGCGGCTGTCACAACTCGGGGTCGGAGCCGAGGTCGTCTCTCCGTACGAGCTGTGGCTCGCCCAGCGGCTCGGGGTCGCGTCCGACCGGATCATCTACAACGGTCCGGGCAAGACGCCGAGCGTGGCCCGCACGGTGGTCCAGAGCGATCTCCTGCTCACCCACCTGAACCATCGCGAGGAGATTGCGCTCGTCGCGGCGGCTGCCGCGGAGCTCGGGAAGCGCCCCCGGGTGGGCATGCGCGTGGCCACCTCGGACAGCTGGTCCGGCAAGTTCGGCATCCCGATCGCCGGAGGCCAGGCGCTGGCGGCCTACGAGGAGGCGATGATGCATCCCTCGCTGCGGGTCGTCGGGCTGCACGCGCACCGGGGCGTGGCCATCGAGGATGCCCAGACGCTGGAGCGCTTCGTTCAAGAGGTGTTGGCGTTCTGCGACGCGCTGCACGACCGGCTCGGACTCGACGTGGAGATGCTCGACCTTGGTGGGAGCCTCGCGGTCCCGACGGTGCTGCCTCTCAACGACTCACCCGTGCCGCTCGCGGAGCGGGTCCAGCAGAGGCTCTCCATTGAACGGTACCTGGCGCTGCTCATCGGCAGGGTCGAGGCCCACTTCCGTCGCGCCGGCCGTCCCGCGCCTCGCATCTTCCTGGAGCCCGGACGCGCGATGACCGGGAACACCCAGCTGCTGCTCTGCCAGGTCAGCAGTCTCAACGCGGCCGGAGCCGGGCCCGCGCACGCCATCCTGGATGCCGGCGAGAACATCGCTCACATCCTGCACCGCGAGTATCACGAGATCTTCCACGTCGAGCGATGGGGGGAATCCCCCAGCCAGACGTACTCCCTCGACGGCCCCACCTGCAGCCCCATGGACCGCCTTCGGACGGAGATCGAGCTCCCGCGGCTCCAGGTGGGGGACACGCTCGCGGTCATGGACGCGGGGGCCTACCTGGTCTCCTTCTCGAACTCCTTCTGCTTCCCACAGCCCGGCATCGTGATTCTGGACGAGGGCCGCGCGACGCTCGCCCGTCGCGCGGAGACCTTCGAAGACATGATCGACCGCGACCTCGCCGCGAACGACGCCTCCCGATGA
- a CDS encoding DUF4082 domain-containing protein, with protein MKRIGMISSLLCVLLCVPGIARAQTTASLWNGTTAPSPAQLDPDTTAVEVGVRFQSSAPGVLDKVRFYRDPLAPLTRCEVHVWSASGALLASSVWVGEGGPHVGWVTLDLYPDIPLAAGTDYVVSYFAPQGRYTVTDGFFASGYSAGVLSVPAGGGVYAYGPSGTFPTQTWNHSNYWVEPLVKLAPPETPLFARAYPGNNAAAVRWDAASGAQTYSVLRATSEAGPYQPVASGLTRTAWLDTSAMNGVAYFYQVRASNTYGTSAASYRAPVTPAPTAYSLWQTPAPSGVFASDDTAGVEVGVRFKSEVPGIVDAVRFYRDPGAPLEKRVVHLWDAQGVLLATGVFVGEGGPGSGWQTVDLYPDVAVQENTAYTVSYYAPAGGYTVTSQAFVISHYVQPLHVEADGGVFAYGPEGTFPTLSWESSNYWVEPVFRVR; from the coding sequence ATGAAACGGATTGGAATGATCTCCTCGCTGCTCTGCGTCCTCCTCTGCGTGCCAGGGATTGCGCGTGCGCAGACGACCGCCTCGCTGTGGAACGGCACCACGGCGCCCTCTCCCGCGCAGCTCGACCCGGACACCACGGCCGTGGAGGTGGGGGTGCGCTTCCAGAGCTCGGCGCCCGGTGTCCTCGACAAGGTGCGCTTCTACCGGGATCCGCTCGCGCCTCTCACCCGATGCGAGGTGCACGTGTGGAGCGCGAGCGGTGCACTGCTCGCCTCCAGCGTCTGGGTGGGGGAGGGCGGGCCGCACGTGGGTTGGGTGACGCTGGACCTCTACCCGGACATCCCCCTGGCGGCGGGCACTGATTACGTCGTCTCCTATTTCGCGCCCCAGGGGCGCTACACCGTCACCGACGGCTTCTTCGCCAGCGGCTACAGCGCCGGGGTGCTGTCAGTGCCCGCGGGCGGCGGGGTCTACGCGTACGGGCCGAGCGGCACCTTCCCAACCCAGACGTGGAACCACTCCAACTATTGGGTGGAGCCGCTCGTCAAGCTGGCGCCTCCAGAGACGCCGCTGTTCGCGCGAGCCTATCCCGGCAACAACGCCGCCGCGGTGCGGTGGGATGCCGCGTCGGGGGCCCAGACGTATTCGGTCCTGCGCGCCACCTCGGAGGCCGGGCCCTACCAGCCGGTGGCGTCGGGCCTCACGCGCACGGCATGGCTGGACACCTCCGCCATGAATGGCGTCGCGTACTTCTACCAGGTGCGCGCGTCCAACACCTACGGCACCAGCGCCGCGTCCTACCGGGCCCCGGTGACGCCCGCGCCCACCGCCTACAGCCTATGGCAGACGCCGGCACCCTCCGGCGTCTTCGCGTCCGACGACACGGCCGGCGTGGAGGTGGGGGTGCGCTTCAAGAGCGAGGTGCCGGGCATCGTCGACGCCGTGCGCTTCTACCGGGACCCTGGAGCGCCGCTGGAGAAGCGCGTGGTGCACCTGTGGGACGCGCAGGGCGTCCTGCTGGCCACGGGCGTCTTCGTAGGGGAGGGCGGGCCGGGCAGCGGCTGGCAGACGGTGGACCTTTACCCGGACGTGGCCGTGCAGGAGAACACGGCGTACACCGTGTCGTACTACGCGCCAGCGGGTGGCTACACCGTGACCTCACAGGCCTTTGTCATCTCGCACTACGTCCAGCCGCTGCACGTGGAGGCGGACGGTGGCGTCTTCGCCTACGGGCCGGAGGGCACCTTCCCCACGCTGAGCTGGGAGAGCTCCAACTACTGGGTGGAGCCCGTCTTCCGCGTTCGCTGA
- a CDS encoding carboxypeptidase-like regulatory domain-containing protein — MVLALACAGPERGVRGAEATLTIQVEDVEGRPVRDARLRVLRTNDPEELPVQSGTTNRQGLARMHPTPGRYVVRVDAKDFVSLLRADVRVAPGASPHLGLRLRHAVRLEGRVRDGAGKPVADARWLLIPSDGTVPRLETRSDAQGRFHFEGVLPGPAILRGIKPGRSPVRMELTLPRPELAVTMGGLGSLRIETRDPQGRPLPGKPQVLPPDGEEFVLSVDSRFGESQDPLIRPGLPAGRYRVKASYSPVPDCKWTRTVSVDVLPDQQTQVTVGFEDVAPMPSWRGRAVDREGRGLGGRTLSSELGPRGIEAEGLNAYCQSVTDPEGHFVLAAPLPGPVDLYLEGGGPRSWGLVEPREAWSDAPWVFQSHGGTLRGRVLDSQGRPVKRFRVSDWPFENAEGRYVMDTFYEQTYQWIIDAEGFATAILRAQGRAHEDASAPDVILDAGRPLQGRVVAADGRTGVPHQRVVMLDDSEHYLRPPPASARSVTTDARGDFRFEHVPARRQFLLVEGKERGTALRRLEPAEDTVELRLAPAAELSGVVTDHARVPLAGMEVDVYCEGGVKESTQTDARGRYTLRAPAERECFAHVSERSFLNTLVDPPRPVVFSPQRIQLAAGSGARLDFEARRGPASLHVHFPYGEFHKPLLLPGDVPMPETTQALDALELASIDADPLLTEENAEVISAASVSSSAPDLIYSEMPLGHYTLFLLKDLNGGSHVLRVPVDLTHTGMHPLELTEPMMGGATVFPR, encoded by the coding sequence GTGGTCCTGGCGCTCGCGTGCGCGGGGCCCGAGCGAGGCGTGCGCGGTGCGGAAGCGACGCTGACGATCCAGGTGGAGGACGTGGAGGGCCGGCCCGTGCGTGACGCGCGCCTGCGGGTCCTGCGCACGAATGATCCGGAGGAGCTTCCCGTCCAGTCCGGGACCACGAACCGCCAGGGCCTGGCCCGGATGCACCCGACTCCAGGCCGTTATGTGGTGCGAGTGGACGCGAAGGACTTCGTCTCCCTCCTGCGCGCGGACGTGCGGGTCGCGCCGGGGGCGAGCCCCCACCTGGGCCTGCGACTGCGGCACGCGGTGCGCCTTGAGGGACGCGTGCGGGATGGCGCCGGGAAGCCCGTGGCGGACGCGCGGTGGTTGCTCATTCCGTCCGACGGAACCGTGCCCCGCTTGGAGACCCGGAGCGATGCCCAGGGCCGCTTCCACTTCGAGGGAGTCCTGCCAGGACCCGCAATCCTGCGAGGCATCAAGCCGGGACGCAGTCCGGTGCGCATGGAGCTCACGCTGCCACGCCCCGAGCTCGCCGTGACGATGGGCGGTCTGGGATCCCTGCGCATCGAGACACGGGATCCACAAGGGCGGCCGCTGCCTGGGAAGCCCCAGGTCCTGCCGCCCGACGGCGAGGAATTCGTGCTGTCCGTCGACTCACGCTTCGGAGAGTCCCAGGATCCCCTCATCCGTCCCGGGCTCCCGGCCGGCCGGTATCGCGTCAAGGCCTCCTACTCGCCCGTACCGGACTGCAAGTGGACGCGGACCGTCTCCGTGGACGTCCTTCCGGATCAGCAGACCCAGGTGACGGTGGGCTTCGAGGACGTGGCGCCCATGCCCTCCTGGCGAGGCCGCGCCGTGGACCGCGAGGGGCGAGGCCTGGGCGGCAGGACGCTGTCGTCCGAGCTGGGCCCTCGGGGCATCGAGGCCGAGGGGCTGAATGCCTACTGCCAGAGCGTCACGGATCCGGAAGGACACTTCGTCCTCGCCGCGCCCCTTCCGGGACCCGTGGACCTCTACCTGGAGGGAGGTGGGCCGCGGAGCTGGGGCCTGGTGGAGCCACGTGAGGCCTGGAGCGATGCCCCCTGGGTGTTCCAGTCCCATGGGGGGACCCTGCGAGGCCGCGTCCTGGATTCCCAGGGGCGCCCCGTGAAGCGCTTCCGGGTATCGGACTGGCCCTTCGAGAACGCGGAGGGCCGCTACGTGATGGACACCTTCTACGAGCAGACCTACCAGTGGATCATCGACGCGGAAGGCTTCGCGACCGCGATCCTGCGCGCGCAAGGACGGGCCCACGAGGACGCCTCCGCCCCGGACGTGATCCTCGACGCTGGCCGTCCCCTCCAGGGGCGTGTCGTCGCGGCGGATGGGCGCACGGGCGTTCCCCATCAGCGGGTCGTGATGCTGGATGACTCCGAGCACTACCTCCGGCCTCCGCCCGCTTCCGCGCGCTCGGTGACGACGGATGCCCGGGGGGACTTCCGCTTCGAGCACGTTCCGGCGCGGCGCCAGTTCCTCCTCGTGGAAGGGAAGGAGCGCGGAACGGCCCTGCGGAGGCTCGAGCCCGCGGAGGACACCGTGGAGCTTCGCCTCGCGCCCGCGGCCGAGCTCTCCGGCGTCGTGACCGATCACGCGAGGGTCCCGCTGGCCGGCATGGAGGTGGACGTGTACTGCGAAGGCGGCGTGAAGGAGAGCACCCAGACCGATGCAAGGGGGCGCTATACGCTGCGGGCGCCCGCCGAGCGCGAGTGCTTCGCCCACGTCAGTGAGCGCTCCTTCCTGAACACGCTGGTGGATCCTCCACGTCCGGTCGTGTTCTCACCCCAGCGAATCCAGCTGGCCGCCGGCTCCGGGGCGCGGTTGGATTTCGAGGCACGGCGAGGACCGGCCTCGCTGCACGTGCACTTCCCCTACGGCGAGTTCCACAAGCCGCTGCTGCTGCCAGGGGACGTCCCCATGCCGGAGACGACCCAGGCCCTGGACGCGCTGGAGCTGGCGAGCATCGACGCGGACCCCTTGCTCACGGAGGAGAATGCGGAGGTGATATCGGCCGCCAGTGTGTCGTCTTCGGCGCCGGATCTCATCTACAGCGAGATGCCCTTGGGTCACTACACGCTCTTCCTACTCAAGGATCTGAACGGTGGCTCGCACGTCTTGCGCGTGCCGGTGGACCTGACGCACACGGGAATGCATCCGCTTGAACTGACAGAGCCCATGATGGGGGGCGCCACCGTATTTCCGCGCTGA